The sequence ACCTGCGGAAGTGCGGATTCTCGTCACCACCATGGAGGTTCGGGTCCTCTTCAGCACCAGGCAGGGAGGATCTACCTCCAGCATCCAAGACAACGGTGCTCATTTGTAGCGTAGGAATCCCGCGCGAAACTGTATCGAAATTCCGCGCATTTCAAACAGTTCTAAAAGCATGTCTCCAAGTTCTGCGATTTTTCATGTTAGACTACCAAGGATCGgcacctcctccttcacctccaGCCGTGCTACACGCACCTGTGCAGCGTGCTCCTGTGGCGCTGTTGTCCCGTGTGGCATGCAGCAAAGATCACAGCAGGAAATCAAGACACACGCAGATATGGCGCAACTCCAACCCAAGATTGATTCATTTCTATCTTTAGCGCATATTGTTTTGGAACGTATCGCTAGTGTGAGCCATATATGTTGCCCTAGCACATCAATGCAAATCATCGAGTGTTTGCACCTACCTCTCCACTCTTTCATGGCATCAGATGCAGACTAGATCCTGCCGCTTCCACTGGCACCGTCAACTAGCCCACCTTGGCTTCCCGTCACTGCTTCGTATTGCTACCTCTTTTCCATGTAATAAACTTGTGCAAGACAGACAAATGCAAAGCAAAAAAGGAGGGGCACTGAAGGTTTCAGTAGTGACTTCAGAACAGTAGGAGCATTGGTATTCCTTAATATTATTCAGGAACACGCAAGCCCAGAAATACCCTTTCTGCTAGGTGCATAAGCAATTGAGAGACTACTCTCGGCTGCTGCCCTTTCCAGTCCTGCAATTCTGACAATCTCGATATCTGGAAATCGCATTTGCCTCTGTACGAAAACTTCGAATttcacaccgagcaacgaaaagTTCAACAAAATTTTCCTCAATTGCCATCGAAGGCATGGGACTACTCTGTCCCCATTCAGAAATTAGCACACACGAAAAGGATGTGAGGCTTGCTTTATTTTGTTTGGTCTACAGGATGATGCTATTAGGGGAGATAAAGAAAAGAGCTTCTATAGAACCCCCATCTTCACATAGTATAACAACTTAGTCGCGGTACTCTGCCATGAACGCCTGATGGAACTTCTTGAGATTGGTGATGACTGCAGGGATTTTATCTTCCTGTGGCAGGATTGTGCATCTGATGTGCCATGTTCCGGGAACCTTTCAGTGGAAGAAAGGACACAAGCATCAATTACACGGTaatgtgaagaaaaaaaaacaaatatagtgTATACTGTCCATAACCTTTAAAATAGCTTTGGTCCATCTTGTTCCTAAATTCAAACTTTGAAATAGATTTCATTTTACCATACTCGAAAATTCAAAACTAAATTAGTTGCATGAGTAATGATATTAGAACACTTGTGTCGGACTTGAGAAAACTGATCTGACATGTCCCAGGAAACTTTTAGGTGGAAAAATGACCTATCAATAGGAAGTTCGAAGTCCAAAAAAGACAACGCCTCTcttgcgtgttcgagaaaaaaaaaagacaatggCCAATACTTCAGTGCAGGCATGCTTATTTCATGATATTATTTGTTGCAGTTGCACAAGCTTAATAGGAAAGAGCATTTTTCAGATTTCTAGTCTTTGATTGTTATGAATTATGATTTCAACCAATAATATCAGCATCTAGTGGCACAAAGGTATATAATAATCTTCATATCAAAATTGAGTTGACTCACCTGGCCAAATCCAGATCCAGGGACGACAACAATTCCAGTGGAATCAAGGAGACGGAGAGCATAGAATGCATCTGGTGCTTTCTTAGCAGCTTTAGCAGCCTCGATTGCCTTTTGTGGCAGAAGAATCTGAGGGAAAACATACATTGCTCCTTCAGCCTTGTTACATGTAAATCCCTCAAGATTGTTGAATGCATCCTCCAATGCCTGTAAGACAGATAAGCAAACTTTGAATATTTTTAGGAGTCGCTCAAAATTATAGTCGATATACAACAAGGCGCACCTTTGCACGACGAGCTAAAGATTGAAGGATTCCATCTTTCTCTGCCTTGTACGAAGCGTATGATTCATCCCCAGTCTGCAGAAAATcaaataatgattttttaacTGGACATTTGGCATTTCTTATCAGGTCAAAATTTAAAGAATGTCGTATCATGGACCTTTGGTGGATTCATGACGAGGCTGGCAAGGATCTGACCAGTGATATTGGAGCATAAGTTCACCGATGCTAATTTGTAGATCTGCTCTCTTACCGGAGCACTGAAGCCAGTAATCTCCATGTAACCTCCTCTTTTACCACACTCTCCATAATATCCTAGTTGCAGCAACAAAATATTTTGGATAAGCCAGTGGCTTGACCAATAGAAAGATGAAGCAGCTGATATCTATCTACCTTTAGAAACAGACTGAAATGATACTAGAGGGAGATCGTCCTCGCCATATCCCATGGATCTTGCTATCTTCTTGAAAGAGTTAAATTTCTTGTTGTCAACATAGATGTTCTCTTGATATACCTACCAATGTAAATGGCATTGATGTTACAGATGAGACAAAGAAATGTAATTAAGCAGCTCAAAGTTTTCTGTGCTGTTCTGACAGTGACTAACACTTCACCTCATCAGCCAGAAGAACGAGGCCCTCACTTTTACAGAACTTCACTACGCCATATTGGTTGTCCTCAGAAAGAACCTATAAATAAACGAATAACTTCGATAAGGATTTGTCTTTCGGTCATCGGCATCAAGAATAAAAACGCTTTGTGCAAATTGCAGGGCAAGAAAATAGAACTTTTTTTCTAAACAAAAGTTGTTTCCCTAAAAAGAGAACACATGCACTAACTTAAACCATAAGAGAAAGGCATGCCTCATGTTATTATACCAATTATCAAGAGTATGGTGtgagtagaaaaaatagaaaattgatGCAAGCAAAGATCTTTAAATCAGAGAGGAAAAATGATCAGTGCAAACCTGCCCGGTTGGATTTCCTGGATTGATAACCACCAAAGCCCTAACATCAATGCCTTTTGACCGTGCATCTTCGAGTTGCTTCTTAAGGTCAGAGATCTCCAAACCCCACCCAGTTGATTCATTAAGGTAATATGGGACCTAAAGAAAATGCCCTCAATTCAGGCGTTCGTACTACAAGATACGTTTAATAGTGAAATTCTTTTGCCGAGCAATCAAAGCACATACAAGAGCTCCACCATGAAGAGCTATGGAGGCCGAGTACAATGGGTACTGAGGAATTGGGCACAGAATGCCATCTTTCTCATTCCTTATCAGTAACTGCATCATCATGTGCACCTTAAAATGGGAAAAATAACATGATGATGAGACTTCAGTTATGTCATGTTCATTCAAAAAATGACAAGGCCTCAAGGGCAATTGAAAGCAAAGTTAAAGTTCACACCCCAGGACTTGCTCCGTCTGTAAGGAAAATGTCATCTGCATTTGCAGGGAATCCATCACGTGAGGCGATCCCAGTAGCAATTGCATCACGCAGTCCTTTGATTCCctaagaaaaataaacaaataatgAAGCCGAGATTCCTTTCTAATTGTGGTCAGTAAATGTGTCAGTGTGAGATGCTTACCTGGCTGTGGCTGTATGCACCTGTTGCTCTTCCAGGAATAGTGGCAAGAATCTGCTTTGCTCGAGAAATAGCATCAGGACTGCAGTGAGATGAGTCATCAGATACAATAAGAATTTCAAGTTGCATGGGACACTGAACTAGTTTGGAAGCTTTtggctaaaaaaaatattagacgGTGAATCATGGTAAACAACACAAATAAACAAATAGCAAAGATACTCTTTTCACTTGGGACTAATATCAAGGGAAGTCTTGgctaaatttaaattgaaagGGTACGCATAACTAGTGCATAGCTAGGTAATATCATGCTGGCCCTTTTGATTAGTGGATGAAATAAACATGAAAGTTCCAAAAAGATTTGTGTAGTTCTAGGTTTGTTTAACTACCAATGTTGAAGATAAACAAAAAAAGTTAAATAATTGACAGATTTCACAGGACATTTCATTATCATATAAAACGAAGTTTACTATTCACAGAAAACTTCGCTTCTTTTCTCTGAGCACAGTTGTAATTTTGTAGGAAgatagattgcatctacctccatagtatttttgtgaatttatttTAGGTGATTCAAAGCCCAAATATGGAAAGGTTAGCAGGATACCACTAGTGAGTGTTTACATTAGATATCTCCCCATTTAAGTCTTCTGTAAACTGATTCATGGAGATGAATTAGAAGATAATGATATTCACCTGAACAATGATTTGGTTTCCTCTTTTTCCAACAAGGATGGATGATCACAAATAGCAAGGACCTGCAAGATACCATGTGAATATCCAAGTAAATAAAAGGTGAACCTTGCAGGTAAAATAACCACGTACCTCCCTGAAAAATGTCACTGGTTGCTGACCAAGAGATTGAGGATTGCCAATGTTGCAATAGAGGATCTGCAAgggtaaaaataaaaattgaataaGCTACAGAATTGTTGGGGAAAAAAAGGTAAAGCTACTTATTAGTGAATTGTTAAATAACAGTCAAGTACCTCATCAAAAGGAAGAGACCCTGGTTGAGTTTGTAGCTGCTGCTGCAAGCGCTGGtaaccaaaaagagagagaggatatACTCAATAAACATCCAAGCAGGTTCTTATTGCCTTTTTGGCAGAACTGCCGGTCTACAGGGAGGTGTGAACAAGATTCTCAAAAGCATTAATGGGGAGCATGCTGAACAAGATTAACCTTTAAATAACTAGGATAAAATTCATCTAAGGACAATTGCACATTAAATTACTAAAGTAATATGGCTACCAATACCAAAGGCTCTAACCATCAAATTGACTTTATGCTCAATTTCTTTCCTGAACTAAAAGTAGAATTCAATCCTATAAAGTAAGCACACAAATACCTGTTTCTGAAGAAAATCCAGGTATGTCAATGTGTTGTTCTTTGTTAATTCACTCAAAACAGAGAACAGCATCAAAGTAATATGATTACTCCAATAGCCTAACAAAACTCTACCCAATGAACATTATCCTTAACTTTATGGCTTTTTGGACTAGTTGGTTAACTGATTATTTGGGAATACGAATAAACTAATACCATACTAAAGTGAACTTCAAGCATTATTAAATTAAAACTCAGTGTGGTCACTCAGATACCTGAGCAT is a genomic window of Phragmites australis chromosome 24, lpPhrAust1.1, whole genome shotgun sequence containing:
- the LOC133907139 gene encoding alanine aminotransferase 2-like; protein product: MAASVAVENLNPKVLKCEYAVRGEIVIHAQRLQQQLQTQPGSLPFDEILYCNIGNPQSLGQQPVTFFREVLAICDHPSLLEKEETKSLFSPDAISRAKQILATIPGRATGAYSHSQGIKGLRDAIATGIASRDGFPANADDIFLTDGASPGVHMMMQLLIRNEKDGILCPIPQYPLYSASIALHGGALVPYYLNESTGWGLEISDLKKQLEDARSKGIDVRALVVINPGNPTGQVLSEDNQYGVVKFCKSEGLVLLADEVYQENIYVDNKKFNSFKKIARSMGYGEDDLPLVSFQSVSKGYYGECGKRGGYMEITGFSAPVREQIYKLASVNLCSNITGQILASLVMNPPKTGDESYASYKAEKDGILQSLARRAKALEDAFNNLEGFTCNKAEGAMYVFPQILLPQKAIEAAKAAKKAPDAFYALRLLDSTGIVVVPGSGFGQVPGTWHIRCTILPQEDKIPAVITNLKKFHQAFMAEYRD